A single Gammaproteobacteria bacterium DNA region contains:
- a CDS encoding PEP-CTERM sorting domain-containing protein, with protein sequence MYLRKKLMKAIFQALTLVGALYATSAFAFFDNGTNGTADFPAYGGTLDFAFDPVSWAIDLEDQSLPSSVVNYDDNQISWTGLVLARASNPYSANSNPFPSATYSTTPESFVLEVEFIFQDVTAGSNEVGSTMHNGELVYYVRDTALMSARMTYQGLYDSQSGTYTPYDLLTTNGSFTGGAISNYNNGDESICSPNNPCDFNMAFSNVYSVDLDGYRYGNLDGGYALVLRDIAGQGLDVKSVLCHGGDWEAVVDPNACDVHTMTVAMGSTIVDITDVPEPETLLLFVSGLAGLGISAVRRRKLVA encoded by the coding sequence ATGTATTTGAGAAAAAAATTGATGAAGGCTATTTTTCAGGCATTAACTCTAGTTGGAGCGTTATATGCTACAAGTGCGTTCGCGTTCTTTGATAATGGGACCAATGGTACCGCTGACTTTCCCGCCTATGGTGGAACTTTAGACTTTGCATTTGATCCGGTCAGTTGGGCGATAGACCTGGAAGATCAGTCATTACCTAGCTCTGTGGTGAACTATGATGATAATCAGATCAGTTGGACAGGTTTGGTTCTTGCGCGCGCCTCAAATCCGTATTCTGCAAACTCGAATCCATTCCCCTCAGCTACATATTCTACTACGCCGGAAAGTTTTGTTCTTGAAGTTGAGTTTATTTTTCAGGATGTTACCGCGGGAAGTAATGAAGTTGGCTCAACTATGCACAACGGTGAGCTGGTGTACTATGTAAGAGATACTGCGCTAATGTCCGCCCGCATGACATATCAAGGCTTATATGACTCTCAGTCCGGTACTTACACGCCGTATGATTTGTTAACAACCAATGGCTCATTTACTGGGGGGGCAATAAGTAACTATAACAACGGAGACGAATCGATCTGCAGCCCGAATAATCCATGTGATTTTAATATGGCGTTTTCAAATGTGTATTCTGTAGATTTGGACGGTTATCGCTATGGTAATCTTGATGGCGGTTATGCTCTCGTGTTGAGAGATATTGCAGGGCAAGGATTAGATGTGAAGAGTGTTTTGTGTCATGGCGGCGATTGGGAGGCTGTAGTTGATCCCAATGCCTGTGATGTTCACACTATGACAGTTGCCATGGGGTCGACGATTGTGGATATTACCGATGTTCCTGAGCCAGAGACACTATTGCTGTTTGTGAGCGGATTAGCAGGATTGGGAATTAGCGCAGTACGGCGCAGAAAGTTGGTGGCTTAA